A single Planctomycetia bacterium DNA region contains:
- a CDS encoding DUF11 domain-containing protein — protein sequence MFVSRTTRSCTTTALLLVASVALSAGCAKHTSHIDPTGKRIFTTDTPYHQRPGPPSKHDTTAVMVTPAKIIAPVGSEVVVQAAVCGEGKALIANEPVEWSIAPNSVGYFVQAGETGPLEWLHHVGRTTRKIDNTFAVSSTSPKFIMLNRGTPESTDDVPVLRGQAWVTMSSPTEGTSFVSAVAPSVRGWNAHKQTATVYWVDCQWTFPPPAINPAGSRHTFTTMLVKHSNHCPLAGYRVRYEIAGGPPAGFAPSGSQIIEVTTNALGQAPVEIFQQQPGAGTNTVNIQVIRPADWPGGDGTQLAVGTGSTQMTWSTTASGLSIDKSGPAEVAVGGTVTYRIDVRNPSDLSARLLTVTDAIPNTLTLIGSNPPALVTGSTVTWQLGDLPAGQSRSLELSFRTSQAGIINNCATVRSADGVSAQDCAATTVTSPSVEITMVAPQQAAVGEDITFVTTVTNRGSTKATGIVLIDRFDDGLKHEFAASPIENRELGDLAPGESRKVNVRLKAVQPGRWCNTMELTGNNGNRGSAQACVTAVAATVQAVPPVVTPPPSAPSTATLPQLTVRKTVATTRAMVGDAVMFTIEIANVGQTTATNVRLDDTYDLGIAPMQATDGWKSNGNNLFWTLPTLAPGQAFRYQVESVAQAAGQRICNRATLICQEGARADSEACLEITARQTTLALNIEDERDPRPVGEEQIYDVRVRNLGNVPDRQVAVSVLLPEQMTPSAGHQGPTPFSVEGRIIRFQPIAELRPGEEQIFKVHGIARQPGTATAQATVVSQLQPTPITATTSTTQF from the coding sequence ATGTTCGTTTCCCGAACAACCCGCTCCTGCACGACGACGGCGCTGCTGCTCGTCGCGAGCGTCGCGTTGTCGGCCGGCTGTGCGAAACATACGTCGCATATCGACCCGACGGGGAAGCGGATCTTTACGACGGACACCCCCTACCACCAGCGGCCGGGCCCGCCGTCGAAGCACGACACGACCGCCGTAATGGTGACTCCGGCGAAGATCATCGCGCCGGTCGGCAGCGAAGTGGTCGTGCAAGCGGCGGTGTGCGGCGAGGGGAAAGCTCTCATCGCCAACGAGCCGGTCGAATGGTCGATCGCGCCGAACTCGGTCGGCTACTTCGTGCAAGCCGGCGAGACGGGCCCGCTCGAATGGTTGCACCACGTCGGTCGGACGACGCGGAAGATCGACAACACGTTCGCCGTGAGCTCGACGTCGCCGAAGTTCATCATGCTCAATCGAGGAACGCCCGAGTCGACCGACGACGTGCCGGTGCTGCGCGGTCAGGCTTGGGTGACGATGTCGTCGCCGACGGAAGGAACATCGTTCGTGTCGGCCGTGGCGCCGAGCGTGCGCGGTTGGAATGCGCATAAGCAAACAGCGACCGTCTATTGGGTCGATTGCCAATGGACGTTTCCGCCGCCGGCGATCAACCCCGCCGGCTCGCGGCATACCTTCACGACCATGCTGGTGAAGCACTCGAACCATTGTCCGCTCGCCGGATACCGGGTGCGCTACGAGATCGCCGGCGGTCCGCCTGCCGGCTTTGCGCCCAGCGGCTCGCAGATCATCGAAGTCACGACCAACGCGCTCGGCCAAGCACCGGTCGAGATCTTTCAACAACAGCCGGGCGCGGGCACGAACACGGTCAATATCCAAGTGATTCGTCCGGCGGATTGGCCGGGGGGCGACGGGACGCAGCTCGCCGTCGGCACCGGATCGACACAGATGACTTGGAGCACGACGGCTTCAGGGCTGTCGATCGATAAGAGCGGCCCGGCCGAAGTCGCCGTCGGCGGCACGGTAACGTACCGCATCGACGTGCGCAACCCGAGCGATCTTTCGGCGCGGCTGCTGACCGTGACCGATGCGATCCCGAACACGTTGACGTTGATCGGCAGCAACCCGCCGGCCTTGGTTACCGGGAGCACGGTGACCTGGCAACTCGGCGACTTGCCGGCCGGGCAGTCGCGCTCGTTGGAGCTCAGTTTCCGCACGTCGCAAGCCGGCATCATCAACAACTGCGCGACGGTCCGCTCGGCCGACGGCGTCTCGGCTCAAGACTGCGCCGCGACGACGGTGACGAGCCCTTCGGTCGAGATCACGATGGTCGCGCCGCAGCAGGCAGCCGTCGGGGAAGACATTACGTTCGTCACGACGGTCACGAACCGGGGGAGCACGAAAGCGACCGGCATCGTGTTGATCGACCGCTTCGACGACGGCTTGAAGCACGAGTTTGCCGCGAGCCCGATCGAGAATCGTGAGCTTGGCGACTTGGCACCGGGCGAATCGCGGAAGGTGAACGTGCGGCTCAAGGCCGTGCAACCGGGACGCTGGTGCAACACGATGGAGCTTACCGGCAACAACGGCAACCGAGGCAGTGCGCAAGCGTGCGTGACGGCCGTCGCGGCGACGGTGCAGGCCGTGCCGCCGGTGGTAACGCCGCCTCCGTCGGCCCCGAGCACCGCGACTCTGCCGCAACTCACCGTTCGCAAAACGGTAGCCACGACGCGGGCCATGGTCGGCGACGCCGTGATGTTTACGATCGAGATCGCGAACGTTGGTCAGACCACGGCGACGAACGTCCGCCTCGACGACACGTACGATCTCGGGATCGCGCCGATGCAAGCGACCGACGGTTGGAAATCGAACGGCAATAACTTGTTTTGGACGTTGCCGACGCTCGCCCCGGGACAAGCGTTTCGGTACCAAGTCGAAAGCGTGGCCCAAGCGGCCGGGCAACGGATCTGCAACCGAGCCACGTTGATTTGCCAAGAAGGAGCCCGAGCCGATTCGGAAGCTTGCTTGGAGATCACGGCCCGACAGACGACGCTGGCGCTGAATATCGAAGACGAGCGCGACCCAAGACCGGTCGGCGAGGAACAGATCTACGATGTGCGCGTTCGCAACTTAGGCAACGTGCCGGATCGGCAAGTGGCCGTGAGCGTGTTGCTGCCGGAGCAGATGACGCCGTCGGCCGGGCACCAGGGCCCGACGCCGTTCTCGGTAGAAGGTCGGATCATTCGGTTTCAACCGATCGCCGAATTGCGACCGGGCGAAGAGCAGATCTTTAAGGTTCACGGCATCGCCCGACAACCCGGCACCGCAACGGCGCAAGCCACGGTGGTGAGCCAACTGCAACCAACGCCGATCACGGCCACGACCTCGACGACGCAGTTTTAG
- a CDS encoding RraA family protein: MALTPAQLNQLAKYDTPTICNIIELFDVVPRNRGYMDARIRCNFPELPPMVGYACTAAFRSDAPPKGGDAYGSIDKQLDQFASLPGPAVVVFQDLDDPAVAATFGEVMCSTYQGFGSSGLITSGAGRDIDQVRAIKYPVFTNGSIASHGYCHMLHLGLPVRIGGITVNQGDLLHGDVNGVARIPVEIVPAMLQIADEFVDAEKIVLDYVRETGPKSVATFAAKRKEFSAVVAKITEKAKNSR; the protein is encoded by the coding sequence ATGGCTCTCACTCCAGCTCAGCTCAACCAACTCGCCAAATACGATACCCCGACGATCTGCAACATCATCGAGTTGTTCGATGTCGTGCCGCGCAACCGCGGCTACATGGACGCTCGCATCCGTTGCAACTTCCCGGAGCTTCCTCCGATGGTCGGCTACGCTTGCACGGCCGCTTTCCGCAGCGACGCGCCGCCGAAGGGGGGCGATGCCTACGGCTCGATCGATAAGCAGCTCGACCAGTTCGCGTCGTTGCCCGGCCCCGCCGTCGTCGTGTTTCAAGATCTCGACGATCCGGCCGTGGCGGCGACCTTCGGCGAAGTGATGTGCTCCACGTATCAAGGCTTCGGCTCGAGCGGCCTCATCACGTCGGGCGCAGGGCGCGACATCGACCAAGTCCGCGCGATCAAGTATCCCGTCTTCACCAACGGCTCGATCGCCTCGCACGGCTATTGCCACATGCTGCACCTCGGCTTGCCGGTCCGCATCGGCGGCATCACAGTCAACCAAGGGGACTTGCTGCACGGCGACGTCAACGGCGTGGCGCGGATCCCGGTCGAGATCGTTCCGGCGATGCTCCAGATCGCCGACGAGTTCGTCGACGCGGAAAAGATCGTGCTCGACTATGTGCGCGAGACCGGCCCGAAGAGCGTCGCCACGTTCGCCGCCAAGCGTAAGGAGTTCTCCGCCGTCGTGGCGAAGATCACCGAGAAGGCCAAGAACTCGCGTTAA